One Sulfolobales archaeon genomic window carries:
- a CDS encoding AMP-binding protein, whose translation FIWNPPRDLVDQANVTELIESMGFKSYKDFVKRSIEDVRWFWSLAPEILEIEWFKPYEEVLDISRGVEWAEWYVGGRINASYNVVDRIVRKGYGSKTAVIWIGEDNSIRSMTYSELEDSVKRFSSYLLESGVRVGDVVAIYAPIIPESIVAMLASIRIGAIASPIFSGFSPQAVASRLRISNSKILVTVDGYYRRGREVELKKQADEALRLSGVDARVVVIRRTGSEIPWIDGRDVFYHEIMRRYGRSDYIAEMNPNDPALLLFTSGTMGSPKGAVISHIGSIIKPGLEHFINLDMKSEDRLWWITDLGWMMGPWQVLGSQLLGASNLSIEGAIDTPPDRVWKIIEEHRVTHLGFAATAARILKSLGVENVRRHDISSLRVFGNTGEPIDPDTWMWIMRDVGDLERPMINLSGGTEVFGCILLPSVVVSLKPSTLWGPAPGVDADVFNESGESVREGVGYLVVKKPFPSMTRGLWRDPERYIESYWSRFKGVWYHGDWVQIDSDGYWYILGRADDVIKVSGMRVGAAELEGILNKHAYVAESACVGVPHAIRGEVIYCFVRLRSREYYEKASELEVELKNLISSELSRVFTPEKIIFVEDLPRTRSGKIMRRTLRSVVLGGEMGDITTLENPESIESIKRVLERMKII comes from the coding sequence TTTATATGGAATCCTCCTAGAGATCTTGTTGATCAGGCTAATGTGACAGAGCTTATTGAAAGCATGGGATTTAAGAGTTATAAAGACTTCGTGAAGAGAAGTATTGAGGATGTAAGATGGTTCTGGAGTCTTGCTCCTGAAATTCTCGAGATAGAATGGTTTAAACCCTATGAAGAGGTCTTAGACATTTCAAGAGGTGTTGAATGGGCTGAATGGTATGTGGGTGGGAGGATTAATGCATCATATAATGTTGTGGATAGAATTGTGAGGAAAGGTTATGGGAGTAAGACTGCTGTGATATGGATTGGCGAGGATAATTCTATTAGGAGTATGACTTATTCAGAGCTTGAGGATTCTGTGAAAAGATTCTCATCCTACCTCCTAGAATCAGGTGTTAGAGTAGGAGATGTTGTTGCCATATACGCTCCCATAATACCTGAATCTATTGTAGCTATGCTTGCGAGTATCAGGATCGGTGCTATAGCATCACCTATATTCTCAGGCTTCAGTCCTCAGGCTGTGGCTAGCAGGCTTAGAATTTCTAATTCAAAGATTCTTGTCACAGTAGACGGGTATTATAGAAGAGGTAGAGAAGTGGAGTTGAAGAAACAAGCTGATGAAGCTCTAAGACTTTCGGGAGTTGATGCTAGAGTTGTTGTTATAAGAAGAACAGGATCCGAGATACCTTGGATTGATGGAAGAGATGTGTTCTATCATGAGATTATGAGAAGATATGGGAGGAGTGACTATATAGCTGAGATGAATCCTAACGATCCCGCGTTGCTACTCTTCACATCTGGAACCATGGGATCTCCTAAAGGTGCTGTGATAAGCCACATAGGATCTATTATAAAACCTGGTTTAGAACACTTCATAAATCTAGATATGAAGAGTGAAGATAGATTATGGTGGATCACGGATCTAGGCTGGATGATGGGGCCTTGGCAGGTTCTAGGATCACAGCTTCTAGGAGCTTCAAATCTATCAATTGAAGGAGCTATAGATACTCCTCCAGATAGAGTGTGGAAGATTATAGAGGAGCACAGAGTCACACACCTAGGTTTTGCAGCTACTGCCGCGAGAATTCTGAAATCTCTCGGTGTGGAGAATGTTAGAAGGCATGATATATCAAGTCTCAGAGTTTTTGGAAACACTGGAGAACCTATAGATCCTGATACATGGATGTGGATCATGAGAGACGTAGGAGATCTCGAGAGACCAATGATAAACCTATCGGGAGGAACAGAAGTCTTCGGATGCATCCTCCTTCCAAGTGTTGTGGTCAGTCTCAAACCTTCAACCCTCTGGGGTCCTGCACCGGGTGTTGACGCTGATGTGTTTAATGAGAGTGGAGAGTCTGTTAGAGAGGGCGTGGGTTACTTAGTTGTTAAAAAACCCTTCCCATCGATGACCAGAGGTCTTTGGAGAGATCCTGAGAGATATATAGAGAGCTACTGGAGCAGGTTTAAAGGTGTGTGGTATCATGGAGATTGGGTTCAAATTGATTCAGATGGATACTGGTATATTCTAGGAAGAGCTGATGATGTTATAAAAGTTTCTGGAATGAGAGTTGGAGCTGCAGAGCTTGAGGGAATTCTTAACAAGCATGCCTATGTCGCTGAGAGTGCATGTGTAGGGGTTCCTCACGCGATTAGAGGTGAGGTTATCTATTGTTTTGTAAGGCTTAGGAGTAGAGAGTATTATGAGAAAGCTTCAGAGCTCGAAGTAGAACTTAAGAATCTGATCTCTAGCGAGCTTAGTAGAGTGTTTACTCCTGAGAAGATAATATTTGTAGAGGATCTTCCTAGAACTAGAAGTGGTAAGATTATGAGGAGAACTCTTAGATCAGTTGTTTTAGGAGGAGAAATGGGTGATATTACTACTCTAGAGAATCCTGAGTCTATAGAGAGTATTAAGAGAGTTCTTGAGAGAATGAAGATAATCTAG
- the hxlB gene encoding 6-phospho-3-hexuloisomerase, whose product MSSAKNDPIALVKDVMREISSFIMKSIDMISVDQVEKAVKLLVDTYNRGKMVLVMGAGRSGLIGRGFAMRLMHLGFRVYVLGDTIVPPVREGDLVIAISGSGRTKLIVTAAEAAKSVGAKILTITSFPESPLAQISDVVVVVPGRTKVSAEEDYFARQILGIHEPLAPLGTLFEDTTMVFLDSLIVRLMQELNVSEKDMSRRHANIEL is encoded by the coding sequence TTGAGTTCTGCGAAGAACGACCCTATAGCTCTTGTTAAAGATGTTATGAGAGAGATATCAAGCTTCATAATGAAGTCTATAGACATGATCTCTGTAGATCAGGTGGAGAAAGCTGTGAAACTACTTGTAGACACTTACAATAGAGGTAAGATGGTTCTGGTAATGGGTGCGGGAAGAAGCGGGCTTATAGGAAGAGGATTTGCCATGAGATTAATGCACTTAGGCTTCAGAGTATATGTTCTCGGAGACACCATAGTACCTCCAGTTAGAGAGGGAGATCTTGTTATCGCTATAAGTGGTTCTGGGAGAACCAAGCTCATAGTCACAGCTGCTGAAGCTGCTAAGAGTGTTGGTGCTAAGATTCTCACAATAACATCTTTTCCAGAATCTCCTCTAGCTCAGATATCAGATGTGGTAGTGGTAGTTCCTGGAAGAACTAAGGTTTCTGCTGAAGAAGATTACTTCGCCAGACAGATCTTAGGTATTCACGAGCCTCTGGCACCTCTAGGAACCCTCTTCGAGGATACTACCATGGTGTTTCTAGACTCTCTAATAGTTAGACTGATGCAAGAACTTAATGTGTCTGAGAAGGATATGAGTAGAAGACATGCTAATATAGAGCTCTAG
- a CDS encoding MoaD/ThiS family protein, translating to MKIKIRLYAVLRDLYGSSEDLIEVEGDRISVRDLLSRISSKNTSLEEFMRSRGEGIIVLVNGLYAPMDQFVREGDVVDILPPASGGVF from the coding sequence TTGAAGATTAAGATAAGACTCTACGCTGTTCTAAGAGATCTCTACGGCTCTTCAGAGGATCTCATTGAGGTGGAAGGAGATAGGATTTCTGTTAGAGATCTTCTCAGTAGAATATCTTCTAAGAATACCTCTCTAGAGGAGTTCATGAGAAGCAGAGGTGAAGGTATTATAGTGCTTGTAAACGGCTTGTACGCGCCTATGGATCAGTTTGTTAGAGAGGGTGACGTAGTAGACATACTACCACCAGCTTCGGGTGGAGTTTTTTGA
- a CDS encoding molybdenum cofactor biosynthesis protein MoaE codes for MNDYAEGLCDEFQFFTRENPPDFNRILGSISRNASEKGLGGVVIYIGVVKNPVEGRIVKKLSYEVYEEYTLRRFSEIARDIKSRYSVECLKIYHVKGDTLPGDIAVIIVAQSIGRRGVFEAVRETIDLVKHTTGIWKIEEREDGVFWVLGEGERISRRGSENV; via the coding sequence TTGAATGATTATGCTGAGGGCTTATGTGATGAGTTTCAATTCTTCACGAGGGAAAATCCTCCTGATTTTAATAGGATACTTGGTAGTATTAGTAGGAATGCCTCTGAGAAGGGTTTGGGAGGTGTTGTGATCTATATTGGTGTTGTTAAGAATCCTGTTGAGGGTAGGATTGTTAAGAAACTAAGTTATGAAGTTTATGAAGAGTATACTCTGAGGAGATTCAGCGAGATAGCTAGAGATATCAAGAGTAGATACTCTGTGGAGTGTCTTAAGATATATCATGTTAAAGGAGATACTCTTCCGGGAGATATAGCTGTTATAATAGTAGCTCAGTCTATTGGTAGGAGAGGTGTTTTTGAGGCTGTAAGAGAAACTATTGACTTGGTTAAGCATACAACGGGGATCTGGAAGATTGAGGAGAGAGAAGATGGAGTCTTCTGGGTTCTTGGAGAGGGTGAGAGGATTTCGAGAAGAGGATCTGAGAACGTATAA